The Saprospiraceae bacterium genome includes the window CCTGTTTTCAAAGGAGGGGATTATAGCCTGACTTATTTCGAGGATGCCGCTTGCCAGGGATCGGTGCTGGGCAGCGCAAGGGTAGAAACAACCCATATTTATGTGTCAGCTAACATTAACCCTGTAAGTTGTTATGGAGAGACAGATGGCCAAATAAGGGTAGAGATTACGGGAAGTGCGCCACCTTTTCAATGGCAATGGGAGAATGGCGAAAGGGAAACTCTTAGTCGAAGTAATTTGAAAGCGGGAATTTATAATCTAAATGTAGAAGATGCCAATGCTTGCACCAAAATGGTAACCCTAAAAGTAGAATCCCCCTCTTTGTTGGAGGGAATAGAGGTCAACTGTGAAGCATTAAATAGTGGCAACTTGATTCTGACTGCTAAGGGCGGTACTCCCCCTTATCTTTATAGTGTGGATGGAAGCCCTTTTTTGGAGGAAAATTCCTTACAAAATCTAAATGCAGGTACTTTTTATGACTTAGTTATTGAAGATGCAGCGGGGTGTCAAGTAGAACAATCCTTTTTAATGCCCGCCTTTTATGAAAAAATGGTAGAACTACCTACCGAAGTATTGGTCAAAATTGGCGAGCAATACCAGTTTGATCCACAGCTCAATATCCCGGACAATTTGATCCAGAGCGTTCGTTGGATTCCCGATTCGCTATTTAGCTGTTCGGGTTGTTTGCGACCGGAAATACGTGTGTTGGAAGGAAAATTATACACCTTGCGCTTGATCGATCGCTTTGGATGTCGGGGCGAGGCGGAAGTCCAATTGGTGATAGACCCGACGCTAGATGTATTTATGCCAAGCGTCTTTTCCCCTAATGGTGATTTGCTGAATGACAGGTTCTTTGTCATGGCGAATGCCGCCCAGGTGACCCTGGTCCGTGATTTTTTGATCTTTGATCGCTGGGGTGGAGCTATTTTTGAGGTACACGATGTCTTACCCAATGACCCTGATGCAGGTTGGGATGGACTGACCCGGGGGCAACAACTTCCGAATGGGGTCTATGTATTCTATGCGCGCCTCAAATTGGTAGACGGAACTGAACGATTGGTGGAAGGAGATGTTTTGCTCATTAGGTAAGGATGCCGATTTTTTTTATACCTTAGCCACACATATTTAGTAAAAACACATGGAATATATTCTGGTTACTGGTGCTTCGACCGGTATTGGCTACGCTACTTCCACTTATTTATTGGATCGAGGTTATTTTGTCTTTGGTAGCGTCCGCAAGGCGGATGATGCTCGGCCATTGGAAGCCACTTACGGCGACCGTTTTAAAGCCCTTATTTTTGATGTAACTGATGAAATGGCCATTAACCGAGCCAAGGAGGAGGTCTCTACTATATTGGCTGGGCAACCGCTGCGCGCATTGGTCAATAATGCCGGTATCGCCATTGGAGGCCCCTTAAAATACCTGCCCACCGAGGAAGTTAGAAAACAGCTAGAGGTCAATGTTGTTGGTTTGCTCAGCGTAAGCCGGGCGTTTATCCCCATGTTAGAAAACCCCGGTAACCCCGGCCGCATTATCAACATCAGCTCGGTTTCTGGACTCCTCGTTTCACCTTTTACAAGCTTGTATTCTGCCTCAAAATTTGCGGTAGAAGCCATTACCCATGGGTTGCGGCGCGAGTTATATTTCCACGGGGTAACCGCCGTTTCTATTCAGCCTGGCCCCATCAAAACACCTATTTGGGAAAAAGCCAAGACGGTAGATGGTGTGTATAGCCATACTGAATACGGTAAAGTGCTAGCGAAAATGTCTTCCTTTATTGATAAAACCGAAGCGGCTGCCATCCCACCGGAAAGGGTGGCAAAGCTTATCCATCGGGTGATTGTAACCCGAAAGCCCAAAGCTACCTACCTGGTGATGAAAGGCGCTTTTTTTGCTCGGCTGCTTACCTGGCTTCCTGATCTGTGGGTAGATAAATTGCTATCCTCCAGGGCAAAAAGTGCGCCATAATAGACACCTAAACCCACTTCTATATCATAACTAAACCCTACCATGACATTACCTCTTTTTAGACCCATTCGTTTAATAAGCTTTCTGGGCCTGCTTGTGCTCCCGTTTCAATCTATGGCCCAACCCGATTTTTTCAAAGCTGACCAATTTACCCGAGCGGATACCCTGCGTGGGATGCTAAGGCCCGAACGGACCTGCTACGATGTCACCTTTTACCACCTGAACGTTGATGTTTATCCCGAAAAACAATACCTGGAGGGCACCGTCGACATCCATTTTACTACCCTTGCCGATTTTGATCGCCTGCAGATTGATCTATTTGCCAATATGAAAATAACAAAAGTTGTTTATGAACAGCAAGCTTTAGCTTTTGAACGAAAGGACAATGCTGTTTTTATCAGTTTCCCTAAACAGTTAAAAGGTACCAAGGGCATCTTTAAGGTGGAATATAATGGCCAACCCTTAGCTGCCCAAAACCCACCCTGGGATGGTGGATTCGTTTGGCGAAAAGATAAGCAAGGCAAGGATTGGATAGGCGTCGCCTGTGAAGGAACAGGGGCAAGCCTTTGGTGGCCCAACAAAGATCACCTCTCCGATGAACCCGACAGCATGGCCATTTCTATTGGCGTGCCTAATCATTTGATGGCTGTTTCCAACGGAAACCTGACCAGGGTAGAACAGTTTGGCAATAGAAACAAATACCATTGGCGGGTATCCTATCCTATCAACAATTATAACATTAGCGTCAATATTGCCGATTATGCCAATTGGAAGGAGACCTACCAAGCAGCGGACGGTAGTGAATTAGAACTCGATTATTATGTCCTAAAAGACAATGAAGCCAAAGCAAAAATCCACTTTGCACAAGTCCATGAGGTTCTACAGTGCTACGAGCAATATTTTGGAAAATACCCTTTCTGGAAGGATGGATATGCGCTGGTAGAAACGCCCTATCTTGGAATGGAACACCAAGGCGCGATCGCCTACGGAAACCAATACATGAAGGGATACTTAGGCAGTATGATTCCGCAGGGGATGACCTGGGATTATATCATTGTCCATGAGACCGGCCATGAGTATTTTGGCAACAGCATTAGTTGTAACGATCATGCAGAAATGTGGATTCACGAGTCTTTTACTACCTATATGGAGGCCTTGTTTATTGAATGCAAATACAATTACCAGGAAGCTGTTTCTTATTTGCAATCCCAGCGTATTTTTATCATGAATGAGGAACCAATCCTCGGGCCGATGGATGTCAACTGGAACGACTGGAAGGGAAGTGACCATTACTATAAAGGTGCCTGGATACTTCATACCTTGCGCAATGTGATTGATAAAGATGAACTTTGGTTTGAGTTACTCAAAAGCTTGCACACCAAGTATGCCATTTCTAACCTCACCACCGCTGACGTTATCCGTCATTTTAGCACCGGCAGCGGCAAGGACCTTTTTTCTTTTTTTGAGCAATATCTTCGTTATGCTCAATTGCCCTGCCTGGAGTATGACCTTGAGGAAACCAAAAAAGGCATAACCCTGACTTACCGATGGGACGCTGATGTTGCTAACTTTGACATGCCCGTTAAGGTGGGCATTCCAGGTCATTACACCACCATCTACCCGAAAAACAAAGAATGGCAGGAAATCAAATTACCGCAAATGGATGTTAAACATTTTAAAGTAGCTAAGGAATTGTTCTTGGTCCGCTCCCGGCCGAAGTAATTCGCAGCTGTCAAAGGCCGATTTTTTGGACGCGGAAGTGGAGGTTTGGCGTAGGTTTTTTTTGGACGCGGAGTTATTGGAGGTTTAGAGGCAATGGAGGTTTGGCTTGGGCCTAGCTTTGAACCATATAAGGAATATAAGATCATATAAGAGGTGCCGAGACTTTATTGGAGGGTTGGGGCAAGCCCCAGCCATTGCCATTGAAATTGCCATTGTCATTGAAATTGAAATTGTCATTGAAATCCCCCCTACCCAGTTCGCCCAATCCCATCGGGATTGACCCTCGGTAGAAAAGGTGTAAAAAGCCCGTAGCGGCGATGTTTTTTTGGACGCGGAGTTATTGGAGGTTTAGAGGCAATTGAGGTTTGGCGTAGTTTTTTTTGAGACGGAAGGTAGTGGAGGTTTGGGGCAAGCCCCAGCGACACAGGAGGCATTGCCATTGCCATTGAAATTGTCATTGCCATTGCTATTGCCATTGAAATTGAAATTGTCATTGACATTGCCATTCAACCCGAGTTAAGCCCCAATCTCCCGCAGCGAGACGCCACAACGTGTGCTGATCCGCTCTCCAGGATGAAGCGTTACCAAACCACTTTCATTATTAAAGGCATCGATGTTGCAAGTCATAGGTTCAAGGGCAATAGACTGGCGATGTGGCGGGGTGAAGACCTGGAGATAGTTGAACTTCCGCTCGCCGGTCTCCTGCCAATAGTGGAGCTCTTTTTTGCCATTGCTGAGGCTTACGGAAGCTTTGTTTTCAGGATTAATTAAGGCAAAACAATTGTCGAGTACTTCTACCTGGATAGGGCGTTTTTGCTCGAAGCGATCATAGGCATACCGTTTTCCAGTTGGGATCATCTGCGGATCAATTCCGATCATTTCACAAGGCGGTAATTGGAGGTTCAGGTTATTTACCCCTTCTTCATCTAATTTAAAATAGGGGTGCCATCCAATGCCGACTGGGATGGGTCGCGTGTGTAGGTTTTGGAAGGTGAGTTGAATGACGAAGCTGTGGTGGATACTTATTTCATAGCTGACATTAATGCTATAGCGAAAAGGATAGGCTGGATCATCACCTTGGTTTTTGAAGCTGCATTCGACAAGTGCTTTGTCTTTTTCAATTGACAATTGCGTATATCGAAAAGGTTTTTCCATGCCATGTCCGTGGAGGGCATTTCCAGTTTGTTCATCATTGATCGGAAATTGATAAATATGGTCTTCCCAATGATAAGTGCCATGTTTGAGGCGATTGGGAAAGGGGAATAGTAATCGATTTTTACACCAATTATTGAAATCCAATTCCATAGGAGTTTGGTATCCATCAATCACGGCGGTTCCATTGAGTTTTAAATCCAATAAACAGGCGCCATGCTCAGGCACTAAACGCATGGCATTTCCACTTTCTTCATCTTTTACGGTAACTTGCTGAAACTTCCCAAAAGCTTCTTTTACTGCTTTGAACATAACTTATTTTTTGTCCTTTAGTAGGGTCAATAAAACGCCATTACTCCAGCCAAAGCCATCTTGCAATGGATATTCTCCACCGCCAGCATTCAGACTCATATCCATGACGTTATATTTTTCAACCATCTTTCCTGTGTTTTGATAGACACGGGTATTCAAGGCTATCCAGCGATCACTAATTTTTGTTGCTAATTCCTCGATGCTATAATTTCGCAGTCCCTTAATAGTGATCCATTGAAGCGGAGCCCAGCCATTGGGCGCATCCCATTGCTCTCCCGTTTCGTTTAGGGTAGACACGACGCCACCGGCTTGCAACAATTGATCTTCTATGACCGAAGCGATGGCTTTGGCTTGCTCCGGGCGCACCATATTGAAAAACAAGGGATAGGCAGCAGCTAAAGAGACAATTCCCGTTTGTTGATCTATCTGGAAGTTATAGTCGAAGAAAAAACCGAGCTCTTCGTTCCAACAATACCGCATCAGGGCATCTCGTCGGGTTCCTGCTCGCTGATCGTAGAGGTTGGCGTTGTCCTCATCCCCACGCAGCTCATAGGCCCTGGCAATGGTCAATTCCAAATTGTACAACAAGGCATTTAGGTCAACAGGAATTATAGCGGTCGTTTGCACCGTTGCAATAGATATCCCATCTGCAAACCAACGAGAACTGTAATCCCAACCAGAAGTGGCACCTGCCCTTAAATCCCGGTAAATTTCAGCTTTGGGTCGACCACTGATTTCGGCCGTTTTGACGTCCTCCCGGTAGCTCTCCGGGCGAGGCGAATTCCCGCTATCCCAATAGCGATTGAGGATAGCACCATCTTTAAGCCTCACGACATGGGCTTGTGTAGGCGCATTAGCACTGACCTTGTCAGCATCTTGCATCCAAAAGGCGTACTCTTTCACCAACTGCGGCAGGTATTTGGCGATGACTTCTTTCCCTTTTACATCCGCCAGTAATTGAACCATAGCAGCAAAAAAAGGAGGTTGAGAACGGGTAACGTAATAGGTCCGATTGCCATTGGGGATAAACCCTATGGTGTCAATGA containing:
- a CDS encoding SDR family NAD(P)-dependent oxidoreductase; this encodes MEYILVTGASTGIGYATSTYLLDRGYFVFGSVRKADDARPLEATYGDRFKALIFDVTDEMAINRAKEEVSTILAGQPLRALVNNAGIAIGGPLKYLPTEEVRKQLEVNVVGLLSVSRAFIPMLENPGNPGRIINISSVSGLLVSPFTSLYSASKFAVEAITHGLRRELYFHGVTAVSIQPGPIKTPIWEKAKTVDGVYSHTEYGKVLAKMSSFIDKTEAAAIPPERVAKLIHRVIVTRKPKATYLVMKGAFFARLLTWLPDLWVDKLLSSRAKSAP
- a CDS encoding aldose 1-epimerase, whose translation is MFKAVKEAFGKFQQVTVKDEESGNAMRLVPEHGACLLDLKLNGTAVIDGYQTPMELDFNNWCKNRLLFPFPNRLKHGTYHWEDHIYQFPINDEQTGNALHGHGMEKPFRYTQLSIEKDKALVECSFKNQGDDPAYPFRYSINVSYEISIHHSFVIQLTFQNLHTRPIPVGIGWHPYFKLDEEGVNNLNLQLPPCEMIGIDPQMIPTGKRYAYDRFEQKRPIQVEVLDNCFALINPENKASVSLSNGKKELHYWQETGERKFNYLQVFTPPHRQSIALEPMTCNIDAFNNESGLVTLHPGERISTRCGVSLREIGA
- a CDS encoding M1 family metallopeptidase, producing the protein MTLPLFRPIRLISFLGLLVLPFQSMAQPDFFKADQFTRADTLRGMLRPERTCYDVTFYHLNVDVYPEKQYLEGTVDIHFTTLADFDRLQIDLFANMKITKVVYEQQALAFERKDNAVFISFPKQLKGTKGIFKVEYNGQPLAAQNPPWDGGFVWRKDKQGKDWIGVACEGTGASLWWPNKDHLSDEPDSMAISIGVPNHLMAVSNGNLTRVEQFGNRNKYHWRVSYPINNYNISVNIADYANWKETYQAADGSELELDYYVLKDNEAKAKIHFAQVHEVLQCYEQYFGKYPFWKDGYALVETPYLGMEHQGAIAYGNQYMKGYLGSMIPQGMTWDYIIVHETGHEYFGNSISCNDHAEMWIHESFTTYMEALFIECKYNYQEAVSYLQSQRIFIMNEEPILGPMDVNWNDWKGSDHYYKGAWILHTLRNVIDKDELWFELLKSLHTKYAISNLTTADVIRHFSTGSGKDLFSFFEQYLRYAQLPCLEYDLEETKKGITLTYRWDADVANFDMPVKVGIPGHYTTIYPKNKEWQEIKLPQMDVKHFKVAKELFLVRSRPK
- the treF gene encoding alpha,alpha-trehalase TreF, giving the protein MKHQAIYFGLLFILMSACQQPGTEPMNPPSFPKKELSPDQRFGELFVAVQLAQLFPDGKTFVDCTPKQPADDILAAYNAQKQEANFDLKAFVLAHFELPKQYDSGFSSDTSRAVSEHINLLWDVLTREPEANGAGSLIPLPKPYIVPGGRFREVYYWDSYFTMLGLQAAGKVEMIENMVDNFAYLIDTIGFIPNGNRTYYVTRSQPPFFAAMVQLLADVKGKEVIAKYLPQLVKEYAFWMQDADKVSANAPTQAHVVRLKDGAILNRYWDSGNSPRPESYREDVKTAEISGRPKAEIYRDLRAGATSGWDYSSRWFADGISIATVQTTAIIPVDLNALLYNLELTIARAYELRGDEDNANLYDQRAGTRRDALMRYCWNEELGFFFDYNFQIDQQTGIVSLAAAYPLFFNMVRPEQAKAIASVIEDQLLQAGGVVSTLNETGEQWDAPNGWAPLQWITIKGLRNYSIEELATKISDRWIALNTRVYQNTGKMVEKYNVMDMSLNAGGGEYPLQDGFGWSNGVLLTLLKDKK